DNA sequence from the Terriglobales bacterium genome:
CGCCCCATCATTTACAATCCCGCCTTCATGGCACGCCCCAAACCACTTGTCCTCGTCATTCTCGACGGCTGGGGGTACGCTCCGCCCTCCAACGCCAACGCCATCTCGCTGGCGAAGAAGCCCACCTACGACCGCCTGCTGCGCGACTTCCCGAACACGCTGGTCCAGACCTCGGGCCGCGCCGTCGGCCTGCCGACCGGCCAGATGGGCAACTCCGAGGTCGGCCACCTCAATATCGGCGCCGGCCGCGTCGTCTACATGGACATCACCAAGATCGACCTGATGATCGAGAACGGCGAATTCTTCGCCAATCCTGTGCTGCTCTCGGCGATGAAGAACGCGCACTCCGGCGGCCGCCGACTGCACCTGTTCGGCCTGCTCTCCGACGGCGGCGTGCACTCGCAGCAGGCGCACCTCTACGCCATCCTGAAGATGGCCAAGCAGCAGGGCGTCGACCGCGTCTTCGTCCACCCGTTCATGGACGGCCGCGACACGCTGCCCACCAACGGCGCCGGCTACATCGAGCAACTGCAGCAACAGATCCGCAATATAGGTTCGACCGCACGCATCGCCTCGGTCAGCGGCCGCTACTACGCCATGGACCGCGACAAGCGCTGGGAGCGTATCAACAAGGCGTTCAGCGCGATGGTCGAAGCCAACGGCGAGGGCGGCCGGCTGGTCGACCCGGTGCAGGGCATGAAGGACTCCTACAACCGCGGCGTAACCGACGAGTTCGTCGTCCCGTTCGTCTGCGTCGACAACCGCGGCGAGCCCGTCGCCACCATCCGCTCCGACGACTCCTGCATCAACTTCAACTTCCGCGCCGACCGCGCCCGCCAGATCACCCGCGCGCTCGCCCGCGAATCCGGCCTCACCAAGGACGCCGGCCGCGACCTCCCCGACTCCGACGCCCTCGACGCCGCCAT
Encoded proteins:
- the gpmI gene encoding 2,3-bisphosphoglycerate-independent phosphoglycerate mutase, which translates into the protein MARPKPLVLVILDGWGYAPPSNANAISLAKKPTYDRLLRDFPNTLVQTSGRAVGLPTGQMGNSEVGHLNIGAGRVVYMDITKIDLMIENGEFFANPVLLSAMKNAHSGGRRLHLFGLLSDGGVHSQQAHLYAILKMAKQQGVDRVFVHPFMDGRDTLPTNGAGYIEQLQQQIRNIGSTARIASVSGRYYAMDRDKRWERINKAFSAMVEANGEGGRLVDPVQGMKDSYNRGVTDEFVVPFVCVDNRGEPVATIRSDDSCINFNFRADRARQITRALARESGLTKDAGRDLPDSDALDAAIPRSHVPNSLTYICMTQYDKQFALPYVVPPDSLTNILANVMAQQQMRNLRVAETEKYAHVTYFFNGGIEQPFPGEERALVQSPKVATYDLKPEMSAQGIAATVTDAIDRGAFDVIIVNFANADMVGHSGQIPPTIKAVETVDACLNELYHAVRRRSGAMLVTADHGNAEQMIDPATGGP